GCCGGTCGGCGCACGACAGGGGCCCGGCGCACGGCCGGGCCCCTGTCTCAGCAGTCCGTCAGGACGACGTGGCCGCGACGCCGTTCGTCACCGGCGCACGTCGCGGTCCGTGTCGGTCTCCACCCGCTCCTTGCGAACCTGCTCGGTGACCTCGCGCTGCTCGGTCACCGTGTCCTTGCCGAGGGAGACCTTCTCAACGGGCACGGTTTCCTTGTCCACGACCACCTCGTCCTCGTGGAGCGTCACCTCCGCGACGTCATCCCCGATCTGGCCCGAGACGCGGTCGCCCGCGGTCACGGGCTCACGCTCGAGGCGGACCTCTTCACGGGTGACCGGCACGGTCTTGGTGACGTTCTCGGTGACGACGTACTTGCGCAGCCGGACCTTGCCGGCCTCACGCTGCCGGGTGCCGACGTCCACGCGCTCCTCCGAGCGGATCACCGAGGCGTCGTCGACGTCGCGGCGGTCGCGGTCGGTGTTCGTCGTGGCGGCCGTGCCTGCCGTGGTGCCGGTCGTGCCGGCCATGCCCGTCGTCGTCCCAGAGGTGTCGCCGTACCCGGACGTCGCGTAGTCCAGGCCGTAGTAGCGGTAGAGGTCCTCCTCCTCCTGGGGGGTGAGGTGCTGGTCCGCGTCCACCCGCGGGGCATCCTTGACCATGGCCTTGTCGTAGGGCACCCGGAGGTCGTCGCCCTGGGCCGTTGCCCGGTCGAGCGGGATGAAGGACTCCGAGGTGCCGAAGAGACCGGTCTTCACGGTGACCCAGGTCGGCTCGCCGGTGACGTCGTCCAGGAACAGCTGCCCGATGGAGCCGATCTTGTCGCCGGAGTCGGAGACAACGGCCCCTTTGCCATTGGCGAGCTGCTGGATGTGGGTGGTGGTGATCGAAGTCATGTGCGTCTCTCCTTGCTGGTTCGACGGCGGCGCCTGTCGTCCCGGGGGAGGGCCGAGCACGCCCCGGAGGGGCTGGCGCCGCTGGATTGCCTTGCCCAGTCAGGTTAGGCACGACCGGTTCACCCCCGCACGTCGAACGCGCCACAATCGCGTCAGTATTTTGTCGAGTGGTCGGACCGTCCGCCGAGCCGCTCCGTAGCGGCCGCTCCGCAGCAGCCGTCGTTCGGCTGTTTCGCGCGGGAAACTGAGGGAGCGCCAGCGTAGGTGACCTCGCCAGCGGATTGGACAAATGCGGACGCAATCGTTTCACAACCGCTTCACAGAGCACTGTCCCCAGCGTTCGCGGCGCCCCGGTGTCGGCCAGCGGCCAGCGTCCGGCTTCAGCCGGCGAGGTCACCCGGGTCCACCAGGAAGCCGTCGTCGTCGACGACCTCGCCACCGACGAGGGCCTGCAGGGCACCGGCGGCACGCTCGATCAGTTCTGCCGCTCGTGCGCGTGAACGGCGGACCTGCAGCGGGGGCCGGCCCCGGAAGGCCTGCTCCGGATGGGCCGGACGCCACCGGATCTCGTAGCCGACCACGCCCCCGGCAGCCCAGTCGGTCCCGCGCAGGACGGTGGGCACCTCGTCCAGACCCGCCGCCTCGATCTCCAGGAGATCACCGTCGCCAAGGTCCGAAAGAAGCATGTAGCCCTCGAGCTCCTGACCAGCGAGCTCCTCCGGAATGTCGTCCAGGGCCGAACGAACGGCCGGCAAGGTCTGCCGGAGCACCTGGAGCCCGGCGTCGTGGTCGAGCCAGACCGGGGCGAGGACGGTCAGGTCGATGGCGGCGTCGGCGTCGGGCACGACGACGGCGCCCGTGCCCGCCACCCGCAGGGCGCCGCGCAGCCGCCGCGCGATGGCGCGCAGGTGACCGAGCGCCTCCGCCTCGACGCCGGTGGGCACACCGCTGGGGAAGGCGTCGAGCAGGGGGTCGACGCCGCGCAGCTCGGCCGGCAGCGCGGCGCCGCGCTGCACCGGGCAGCTCAGGAGGTAGGCCTGCCGGGCCCATGCGGGAAGGTCGAAGGATCGGAGGAGGTCCGACTCGAGCGTCCAGGGGCCGGTCAGGTGCACGCCCGGCATGAGCTGAAGCTCGGCCGGGCCCGACCAGCCGGCGTCGGTGCTGCGTGAGACGGCGAGCGCCTCGACGTCCTGCGAGGTGACGTCCTCGGCGAGCACCAGCAGGTGGTGCGGGTCCGCGAGCACGCGGTCAAGGGTGGATGGTTGCGACATCGTGCGCCCAGGTCAGGAGATGGTGGTGCGCTGGAAGTTGACATGGGAGCGCGAGGCCGTCGGGCCACGCTGCCCCTGGTAGCGCGAGCCACGGGCGCCGGAGCCGTAGGGCGCCTCGGCCGCCGAGCTGAGCTTGAAGAAGCAGAGCTGGCCGATCTTCATGCCCGGCCAGAGCATGATTGGCATCGTCGCGGTGTTCGAGAGTTCGAGCGTGACGTGCCCGGTGAAGCCGGGGTCGATGAACCCGGCGGTGGAGTGGGTGAGCAGGCCCAGCCGGCCGAGGGACGACTTGCCCTCCAGCCTGGCGGCAATGTCGTCCGGCAACGTCACGGACTCGTAGGTGGCACCGAGGACGAACTCGCCCGGGTGCAGCACCAGGGGGGTGTCCGGGCCGGTGTCCACCAGACGGGTGAGCTCGGGCTGCGGCTGAGAGGGGTCGATGACCGGGTACTTGTGGTTGTCGAACAGCCGGAAGAGCCGATCGAGGCGCACGTCGAGGCTGGCCGGCTGGACCATCTCGGGCTCGTACGGGTCGAGCTTGACCCTGCCGGCGTCGATCTGGGCACGAATGTCGCGGTCAGAGAGCAGCACGCGTGCGATTGTGCCACCGACCGCACGAGCAGCCGCCGCCGGCTCACCTGGGGAACGAACTGCCCGGGGGCCGCTGCCGGTTAGTTCCTGAGCGGACGCCCCGTCGCGTCGGTGCTGTACTGACCGGTCTGGGCGGTCGCGAAGAGGATGCCCTCGACGATCCCCCAGATCTCCAGCCCGATCAGCACCAGCACGGCGATCGGGAGGAACAGGCCGAGGGTGACGATGCTCAGCACCCAGCTGCCCAGGTTCAGGCCGAGCTGGAGCCAGCCGCGGCTCATGTACCCGGCGTAGAAGTTGTGGATGCCCAGCGAGCCTAAGAAGATCCCCAGGACGCAGGCGAGAACGCGCGACTTCGCGTAGGGGTCGACGTAAGCGCCGTAACCGTAGCCGGGCTGGCCGTAGCCGGGCTGGCCGTAGCCGGGCTGGCCGTAGCCGGGCTGGCCGTAGCCGGGCTGGCCGTAGCCGGGCTGGCCGTAGCCGGGCTGGCCGTAGCCGGGCTGGCCGTAGCCGGGCTGGCCGTAGCCGGGCTGACCGTAGCCGGGCTGGCCGTAGCCGGGTTCACCGGTGACCGGGTCTGTGAAGCCAGCCTGCCCCTGCGCCGGGTTGTCGACCGCGTCTCGTGACGAGTCTTGCGGCGCCTGCCATCCCTCCTGGCGCTCGCCGCGCGACTCGTCGGGCCCGGGCTGCGTGGGGGAAGTCATCGCCCTGCTCTCTCGCTAGAGTTTCGTCGCACGCCACACGGATAGGTATAGTGGCGGCGCGCTCAAGTTAGCGCACGCGGGTGTAGTTCAATGGTAGAACTTCAGCTTCCCAAGCTGATAGCGCGGGTTCGATTCCCGTCACCCGCTCCATCCTTCGGCCAGGCCGGGAGGCTCGCGTCCCAGCCCGCCCCGGCGTCCTGCTCGTCTGCGTCCACGACGCCAGCCGCTCGCAGATGGTTGCTGCCTGGCTCCACCACCTCTCCGCCGGTGCGATCGAGGTCCGCTCCGCCGGCTCGGCGCCGGCAGACCAGGTCAACACCTCGGCCGTGCTGGTCATGGTGGGGGTGGGCATCGATATCGCCACCGAGCAGCCCAAGGTGCTGACCACCGAGGCGGTCATGGAGTCCGACGTCGTCATCACCATGGGCTGCGGAGACGCTTGCCCATCTTTCCCGGGCAAGCGCCACGAGGACTGGGAGCTGGACGACCCGGCCGGCAAGAGCGTCGCGGGCGTGCGCCGGTGCGCGACGAGATCAACGCCTGGGCTGATGAGCTCGTCGCGAGCCTCGTACCCGCCCGTTGACCGGGTGAATCTTTTCGATTCCCCTTCTCTCACGCGAACGGTCCCGTCACGATGGGAAGCGCCCGGGGACGCGCCCGCTGGCATCGAGGCAGGGGAACCTCATGGACGTCGCCCGTCGACGCGGGGCACACGCCACGCTCGCCACCGTTGCCGTGCTCGCCTCCGCACTGGCGCTCAGCTCGGCCGCCACCGCCGCGCCCGGCAAGCCCGGCGAGCCGCGCTATTCCGCCGGTGCTGCGGGCGCCGGTGACCCGTACTTCCCTCTTGCGGGCAACGGCGGCATCGATGTCCAGCACTACGACCTCGACCTTCGGTACACCCCGCCGGCCCCCGCGCCGGCCCCGCTCGAGGGCCGGCTCACGGCGGTCGCCACCATCGATCTCACCGCCACCCAGGACCTGGACCAGTTCAACCTCGATCTCCGCGGCCTCACCGCGACGTCCGTGACCGTCGACGGCAAGCCGGCCTCGTTCACCCAGCCCGGCGCCCTCGCGGTCGAGCGGCCCGAGGGCTCAACGCCTCAACCGAACGAGCTCGTCATCACGCCGCGGCCCAAGCTGAAGGAGGGCCGTACGGCCGAGGTGGTGATCGAGTACGGCGGCACGACCAAACAGCCTGTCGACATCGAGGGCGTGCCGTACGGCTGGGTGACCACCCGGGACGGCGCGATGGTGGCGAGCGAGCCGGAGGGGTCGGCGACGTGGTTCCCCGTCAGCGACCACCCGACGGACAAGGCGACGTTCACGTTCGACGTCACGGTGCCCGAGGGGCTCGTGGCCGTCGCCAACGGCGACCTCACTGGTGACACGACCACCGGCGGCTGGACCACGTGGTCCTGGGACGCCCCGGACCTGATGGCTCCGTACCTCGCCACGGCGACCGTGGGCAACTTCGAGCTGGCCGAGTACACGACGGAGGCGGGCGTGCCGATCATCGACGCCGTCGACCGCGACATCGCCGGCACCAACCGCACGACCACCGTCGCGACGCTCGCCCTGACCGGCGAGATGATGAAGTTCTTCGAGCATGTCTACGGCGAGTACCCCTTCATCGCCTACGGCTCGATCGTCGACGACGACTCCCTCGGGTATGCCCTCGAGACGCAGACCCGGTCGCTGTTCTCCCGCCGCGCCACCGAGGGCACTGCCGCGCACGAGCTCGCGCACTCCTGGGTGGGAAACGCCGTCAGCCCAGAGCGCTGGGCCGACATCTGGCTCAACGAGGGCTGGGCCACCTACAGCGAGTGGCTCTGGGCCGAGCACCGCGGCGGCGCCACGGCACAGGCCGCCTTCGAGACTGTCATGGAGATCCCCGCCGACGACGAGTTCTGGGACGTCGTCGTCGCGGACCCCGGTCCCACGGGCCTGTTCCTGGCGGCGATCTACGACCGCGGCGCCGCCACAATCCACGCCCTGCGCGTCAAGATCGGCGACAAGGCCTTCTTCGAGCTGACCCACGAGTGGGTCGACCGCCACGACGACGCCACCGCGACCACGGCCGACTTCGAGGCCCTGGCCGAGGAGATCTCCGGGCAGGACCTCGACGCCTTCTTCGCCGCTTGGCTGCACACCCCGGAGAAGCCGACCGACTGGTAGGCAACCGACCTCGCCGGGGAGCCGCCCGCCGCGCACGCGGCCGGGCTCGGGCGTAGCGTCCGGGACTATGGACTTTCGCCTCGAGCTCGTCCAGGTGCCGGTCTCCGACGTCGACCGCGCCATCGCGTTCTACACCGAGAAGGCCGGGTTCGTGCTCGACCACGACCACGACGTGGGTGGCGGGATCCGCTTCGTCCAGCTCACGCCCCCAGGTTCGCCGGCGTCGATCTCGTTCGGCTCCGGCCTGACGGCCATGACGCCCGGGTCGCTCGAGGGGCTGCAGATGGTGGTCACCGACATCGAGGCCGCCCGCGCGGAGCTTGCGGGGCGCGGGCTCGCCGTGAGCGAGATCCAGGACCTGCCCTGGGGCTCCTTCGTCTTCTTCAGCGACCCGGACGGCAACGGCTGGGCGGTGCAGCAGATCACCCCGCGCGACCCCGCCGAGGCGTGAGAGCGGCGCCACCACAGGTCCATCAGGCTTCCTCCTGCTCGTCGTCGTTGCTGTGCCCCTGTCCGGTGACC
This window of the Georgenia yuyongxinii genome carries:
- a CDS encoding YsnF/AvaK domain-containing protein, which gives rise to MTSITTTHIQQLANGKGAVVSDSGDKIGSIGQLFLDDVTGEPTWVTVKTGLFGTSESFIPLDRATAQGDDLRVPYDKAMVKDAPRVDADQHLTPQEEEDLYRYYGLDYATSGYGDTSGTTTGMAGTTGTTAGTAATTNTDRDRRDVDDASVIRSEERVDVGTRQREAGKVRLRKYVVTENVTKTVPVTREEVRLEREPVTAGDRVSGQIGDDVAEVTLHEDEVVVDKETVPVEKVSLGKDTVTEQREVTEQVRKERVETDTDRDVRR
- a CDS encoding TM2 domain-containing protein, which codes for MTSPTQPGPDESRGERQEGWQAPQDSSRDAVDNPAQGQAGFTDPVTGEPGYGQPGYGQPGYGQPGYGQPGYGQPGYGQPGYGQPGYGQPGYGQPGYGQPGYGQPGYGYGAYVDPYAKSRVLACVLGIFLGSLGIHNFYAGYMSRGWLQLGLNLGSWVLSIVTLGLFLPIAVLVLIGLEIWGIVEGILFATAQTGQYSTDATGRPLRN
- the dcd gene encoding dCTP deaminase, coding for MLLSDRDIRAQIDAGRVKLDPYEPEMVQPASLDVRLDRLFRLFDNHKYPVIDPSQPQPELTRLVDTGPDTPLVLHPGEFVLGATYESVTLPDDIAARLEGKSSLGRLGLLTHSTAGFIDPGFTGHVTLELSNTATMPIMLWPGMKIGQLCFFKLSSAAEAPYGSGARGSRYQGQRGPTASRSHVNFQRTTIS
- a CDS encoding VOC family protein, with the protein product MDFRLELVQVPVSDVDRAIAFYTEKAGFVLDHDHDVGGGIRFVQLTPPGSPASISFGSGLTAMTPGSLEGLQMVVTDIEAARAELAGRGLAVSEIQDLPWGSFVFFSDPDGNGWAVQQITPRDPAEA
- a CDS encoding M1 family metallopeptidase; translated protein: MDVARRRGAHATLATVAVLASALALSSAATAAPGKPGEPRYSAGAAGAGDPYFPLAGNGGIDVQHYDLDLRYTPPAPAPAPLEGRLTAVATIDLTATQDLDQFNLDLRGLTATSVTVDGKPASFTQPGALAVERPEGSTPQPNELVITPRPKLKEGRTAEVVIEYGGTTKQPVDIEGVPYGWVTTRDGAMVASEPEGSATWFPVSDHPTDKATFTFDVTVPEGLVAVANGDLTGDTTTGGWTTWSWDAPDLMAPYLATATVGNFELAEYTTEAGVPIIDAVDRDIAGTNRTTTVATLALTGEMMKFFEHVYGEYPFIAYGSIVDDDSLGYALETQTRSLFSRRATEGTAAHELAHSWVGNAVSPERWADIWLNEGWATYSEWLWAEHRGGATAQAAFETVMEIPADDEFWDVVVADPGPTGLFLAAIYDRGAATIHALRVKIGDKAFFELTHEWVDRHDDATATTADFEALAEEISGQDLDAFFAAWLHTPEKPTDW